The Neisseria macacae ATCC 33926 genome contains the following window.
ACGGCTTTCGCACCGCGCGCCATTTCGTACACGGTTTCGCGGCTGACCGCGCCGTGTTGCAGCAGCGTGTCGGGCATGACGCCGAGGCGTTCTTCTTTGGCTTGGTTGCTGTAAGTGACGAAACTTTGATGAAACCATTGCGAGCTGCCCGCAATGCTGGTGAACGCGCCCGCCAGCAGGCCGCCGGTGCAGGATTCGGCGCAGGTGACGGTTTGGCGGTGTCGGGTGAGGTGTTCGGCTATGGTTTGCAGGGCGGTCATGGGATGTCCTTTCGCTGGGCGGGTTTCCCCGAAATATGGGGTTGGGTGGAGACCCTATTATATAGTGGATTAACTTTAAACCAGTACGGTGTTGCCTCGCCTTGTCCTGATTTAAAGTTAATCCACTATAGAAGGATTGCAGAGAGTGGGCGAAAGGTCGTCTGAAAACCGGAATCCCAATTTTTCAGACGACCTTTTGTGCTTTGCCCTATCCGCCAAACCGCCGGTCACCCGTAGCGTGGGTTTTACCCACGGATGAACAGGGATAATTGGATTCGGATGTTCGGGTGGGAGATCGCAGGCAAAGCCCACGCTGCGGATTGGTTTATCCTAAGCCTTGCCCATTTGAACAAAAGGTCGTCTGAAACCGAAGTTGGTTTTCAGACGACCTTTTTTGTTTGACGGGCAATTATGCGCCGAACACTTTCAAACGGTTTTCCACAGGCTCGAAGGCTTTTTCACCAGCAGGTGCTTCGATGCCGCCGATAACCATTTGCGCGCGCAGAAGCCAGCTTTCGGGCAGGTTCCATTCTTTGGCGATGGCGGCGTCGGGCAGCGGGTTGTAGTGTTGCAGGTTCGCGCCCACGCCGGCGGCGGCAAGCGTCGTCCAGACGGCGTATTGCGTCATCGCGTTCGCATGGTCCGCCCAAACGGGGAAGTTGGCGGCATAAGAAGGGAATTGCTCTTGCAGGCCTTTGACGACGTTTTGGTCTTCGAAGAACAAAATGGTCGCCGCGCCTGCTTTGAACAGGTTTAATTTTTGCGCGGTCGGCTCGAATTGTTCGGCAGGCACGATGGCGCGCAAAGCGTCTTCAACAAATTGCCACACTTTGCCGTGTTCTTCGCCGAAGAGGACGACGACGCGGGTGGATTGCGAGTTGAAGGAAGAAGGTGTGTGCAAAACGGCATGTTTGACGATTTCGCTGATTTCTTCGTTGCTGATGGGCAGGTTTTTGTTCAGCGCGTAAATGGAACGGCGGGTTTCGGCCGCTTGTTGTAAGGTTTGATAAGTCATTTTGTTTTTCCTTTGATTGATGTTGAATCGGTTGGCGGGTTTGGAAATCTATTCGTAAAACCCGCTTTGCTTGTTTTCAGACGACCTTTGGGTCTATCAGGATTTGTCTTTGCCGAACAGGTTGTCCAATGCCAATGAGCCGCCGCCGGCTGCTGCCAGATAGAGGAACACGAAGCAGAACAATACTGCCGATTCGCCGCCGTTGGCAAGCGGGAACAGCGCCGAACCTTGGGAGGCGTGTGCCATGAAATAGGCAGCCGCCATCTGACCGGACAGGATGAAGGCGGCGGGACGGGTGAACAGTCCGAGAATCAACAGGATGCCGCCGGCGATTTCCAAAATGCCTGCCACCAACATCAAGCCTTCGGGCGAGCCGCTGCCCATGGATGTCGGGAAGCCGAAGAATTTCGACGTACCGTGCAGGAGGAAGAGGTAGGCGGTTACGATACGCAAAACGGACAATAAAATGGGTT
Protein-coding sequences here:
- a CDS encoding CinA family protein, which codes for MTALQTIAEHLTRHRQTVTCAESCTGGLLAGAFTSIAGSSQWFHQSFVTYSNQAKEERLGVMPDTLLQHGAVSRETVYEMARGAKAVAQADYALSISGIAGPGGGSAVKPVGTVWFGLSTPTESLEQMQVFSGDREAVRTQAVEFALNLLAKHLA
- a CDS encoding nitroreductase family protein produces the protein MTYQTLQQAAETRRSIYALNKNLPISNEEISEIVKHAVLHTPSSFNSQSTRVVVLFGEEHGKVWQFVEDALRAIVPAEQFEPTAQKLNLFKAGAATILFFEDQNVVKGLQEQFPSYAANFPVWADHANAMTQYAVWTTLAAAGVGANLQHYNPLPDAAIAKEWNLPESWLLRAQMVIGGIEAPAGEKAFEPVENRLKVFGA
- a CDS encoding DoxX family protein; the protein is MSATCARIQPILLSVLRIVTAYLFLLHGTSKFFGFPTSMGSGSPEGLMLVAGILEIAGGILLILGLFTRPAAFILSGQMAAAYFMAHASQGSALFPLANGGESAVLFCFVFLYLAAAGGGSLALDNLFGKDKS